One genomic segment of Aliarcobacter cibarius includes these proteins:
- a CDS encoding MoaD/ThiS family protein, with the protein MAIVYIPTALRLFTDGTSEINLKGESVAEVITSLVDTYSDLKTHLFTNDGKLRSFVNIYLNEEDIRHLDNLNTKTSENDKILLVPSIAGGI; encoded by the coding sequence ATGGCAATAGTTTATATTCCAACAGCATTAAGATTATTTACAGATGGAACATCAGAAATAAATTTAAAAGGTGAAAGTGTAGCAGAAGTTATTACTTCATTAGTTGATACTTATAGTGATTTAAAAACACATTTATTTACAAATGATGGAAAATTAAGAAGTTTTGTAAATATATATTTAAATGAAGAAGACATTAGACATCTTGATAATTTAAATACAAAAACAAGTGAAAATGACAAAATCTTATTAGTACCATCAATTGCAGGAGGTATTTAA
- a CDS encoding IS110 family RNA-guided transposase, with protein sequence MYYVGVDIAKDKHYVCILDDAKELACKPFWIYSDILGLRELLKRLAELSLDMNDFIIGIESTGAFSENFYSYITDADYKVILLNSYQTSKYRDFSTLKKIKNDSIDAYVIAELLASGKYKASYISNEDYHNLKVLNRLKKSLDDKIKTIKREITTVVATVNPEIEKVFPNIFTKTAIAIIKSYPTAMDISKATPEKLTKIFRHIKGNSFNLEKAKYLIELAKSSIYTGRANESRALMIKTNIKILELYIQERDEVEEQIQILIDNQLDDDSSNIENLKSIPGVSNKTVTAILGECGDLRRFESAKAFIGFLGLYPTLYQSGKSLSTGTLAKRGIPIAKHALYMAAVSAVRHNNELHKLFRDKVSSGKSKKEALIIIAKKLASIIYSLFKYNQAYNPYRVLIQHKK encoded by the coding sequence ATGTATTATGTTGGAGTTGATATTGCTAAAGACAAACACTATGTTTGTATTTTAGATGATGCAAAAGAGTTAGCTTGCAAACCTTTTTGGATTTATAGTGATATATTAGGATTAAGAGAACTACTCAAACGATTAGCTGAACTATCATTAGATATGAATGACTTTATTATTGGTATAGAATCAACTGGAGCATTTAGTGAAAATTTCTATAGTTATATTACTGATGCAGATTATAAAGTAATACTTTTAAATTCTTATCAAACTTCTAAGTATAGAGATTTCTCTACTCTTAAAAAGATTAAAAATGATTCAATAGATGCTTATGTTATTGCTGAATTACTTGCTAGTGGTAAATACAAAGCTAGTTATATTAGCAATGAAGATTATCACAATTTAAAAGTTTTAAATCGATTAAAAAAATCATTAGATGATAAAATAAAAACTATTAAAAGAGAGATAACAACTGTTGTTGCTACTGTTAATCCAGAGATTGAAAAAGTATTTCCAAATATCTTTACCAAAACTGCAATAGCGATCATTAAATCTTACCCAACCGCAATGGATATTTCAAAAGCTACGCCAGAAAAGCTAACTAAGATTTTTCGACATATCAAAGGTAATAGCTTTAATCTTGAAAAAGCAAAATATCTTATAGAACTTGCTAAATCTTCTATTTATACAGGTCGTGCAAATGAATCTAGAGCTTTAATGATCAAGACTAATATTAAGATATTAGAGCTTTATATTCAAGAAAGAGATGAAGTTGAAGAACAAATTCAAATTCTTATAGACAATCAACTTGATGATGATTCAAGTAATATTGAAAATCTTAAATCAATTCCTGGAGTATCTAATAAAACTGTTACAGCAATATTAGGAGAATGTGGAGACCTTAGAAGATTTGAATCAGCTAAAGCTTTCATAGGTTTTTTAGGTCTATATCCAACTTTATATCAATCAGGTAAATCTTTATCAACTGGAACTTTAGCTAAAAGAGGAATACCCATAGCTAAACATGCTCTTTATATGGCAGCAGTATCAGCTGTTAGACATAATAACGAACTTCATAAACTTTTTAGAGACAAAGTATCATCTGGTAAATCCAAAAAAGAAGCATTGATAATTATTGCTAAAAAATTAGCATCTATTATCTATTCTCTTTTTAAATATAACCAAGCATATAATCCATATAGAGTACTAATCCAACATAAAAAGTAA
- a CDS encoding ABC transporter ATP-binding protein produces MLEKQVILGSKELYYQYKNSKEPIIHNLNFELYAGSKSAIIGKSGCGKSTLLKLLAPLIQPKSGEIFNNSKTMGYMFQDAYLYPWLNVYQNVTIGLKILKKPIIKEEIIKLLDWLGLKDHINKKIIELSGGQRQRVSLARTLAISPEVLLLDEPFSSLDPETTRILCDDINVYCEKNKVTLLIVTHNYEEAKILANDIYRFKSTHLGETHLESVAKESLIYEPSYKE; encoded by the coding sequence ATGTTAGAAAAACAAGTTATTTTAGGTTCAAAAGAACTGTATTATCAATATAAAAATTCTAAAGAACCTATTATTCATAATCTGAATTTTGAATTATATGCAGGCAGTAAAAGTGCAATAATAGGTAAGAGTGGTTGTGGAAAATCTACATTGTTAAAATTATTAGCTCCTCTTATTCAACCAAAATCTGGTGAAATTTTTAATAATTCAAAAACAATGGGATATATGTTTCAAGATGCTTATCTTTATCCTTGGTTGAATGTCTATCAAAATGTAACTATTGGTCTTAAAATATTAAAAAAACCAATTATAAAAGAAGAAATAATTAAATTACTTGATTGGTTAGGTTTAAAAGATCATATAAATAAAAAAATTATTGAGTTATCAGGCGGTCAAAGACAAAGAGTATCTCTTGCTAGAACATTGGCAATTTCTCCAGAAGTATTATTACTAGATGAACCATTCTCTAGTTTAGATCCTGAAACTACGAGAATACTGTGTGATGATATAAACGTATATTGTGAAAAAAATAAAGTAACTTTATTAATAGTAACTCACAATTATGAAGAGGCAAAGATTCTAGCTAATGATATTTATAGATTTAAAAGTACTCATTTGGGAGAAACACATTTAGAATCTGTAGCTAAAGAGTCTTTAATATACGAACCATCCTATAAAGAATAG
- a CDS encoding ABC transporter permease, with translation MIFNMRANIKYSIFGIITLLVFWQLLVVIGITLNDNYVYTQIAPINSLEALWHLFFEEKFYNHIFASFYRIFCALFLALLIGIPIGLIYSTNEKIKNVFYLPFQILRMISPLSWMPIAVLIYDSWDGAIIFLIVMAAIWPIIFNLTQGMTKIDIGWIYVAKSFKANVIDQLRYAIIPAIAQDVITGLRLALGVSWIIIVPAEYLGVTSGLGYAINDARDTLDYSKLAALILAIGIIGFTIDSLLQSLNSKFKWN, from the coding sequence TTGATTTTTAATATGAGAGCAAATATAAAGTATAGCATATTTGGAATTATTACTTTATTGGTTTTTTGGCAATTATTAGTAGTAATAGGTATTACATTAAATGATAATTATGTATATACGCAAATTGCACCAATAAATTCACTAGAAGCATTATGGCACTTGTTTTTTGAGGAAAAATTTTATAATCATATTTTTGCAAGTTTTTATAGAATTTTTTGTGCTCTGTTTTTAGCTTTATTAATTGGTATACCTATAGGATTAATTTATTCTACTAATGAAAAAATAAAAAATGTGTTTTATTTACCATTTCAAATATTAAGAATGATATCTCCATTATCATGGATGCCTATAGCAGTATTAATATATGATAGTTGGGATGGAGCAATAATTTTTTTAATAGTTATGGCAGCAATATGGCCAATTATATTCAACTTGACACAAGGTATGACAAAAATTGATATAGGATGGATATATGTTGCTAAAAGTTTTAAAGCTAATGTAATTGATCAATTAAGATATGCAATTATTCCAGCTATTGCACAAGATGTAATAACAGGATTAAGATTAGCGTTAGGTGTATCTTGGATTATTATTGTTCCAGCAGAATATTTGGGAGTAACTTCAGGTTTAGGTTATGCAATAAATGATGCAAGAGATACATTAGATTATTCAAAATTGGCAGCATTAATACTTGCTATTGGAATAATTGGTTTTACTATAGATTCTTTATTACAAAGTTTAAACAGTAAATTCAAATGGAACTAA
- a CDS encoding ABC transporter substrate-binding protein, with protein sequence MDRRSFIKNTSLLSLTAALHSGLNLRADTEKYFDETVKIGYLPITDANALLIAHQIGLFKEEGLKSDKPTLMRGWSPLVEAFTAKKFNVVHLLKPIPIWMKFANNIPVKIPACAHTNGSALVVGNHKNVTSVKDLGGSNLAVPYWYSMHNIILQKLLKENGLTSVIQDKEIPLKPNEVNLQILPPPEMPLALVAKKIDGYIVAEPFNSFGELKANATVLRFTGDIWKNHPCCVVTMHEDVLNQQQEWSQKVINAIVKAGLFISENRVETAKILSNEKSGLLPFDFKVVDRAMNFYDNPVYAQIGANRNKDIWKNNRIDFDPYPYPTATEFIIEAMKDTLVEGNLKFLDNIDPKKAVNEIIDYRYVTNAVNKFYKTPSTFSREEKFDF encoded by the coding sequence ATGGATAGAAGAAGTTTTATAAAAAATACTTCCTTATTATCACTTACAGCAGCTTTACATTCTGGTTTGAATTTAAGGGCAGATACTGAGAAATATTTTGATGAAACTGTAAAAATTGGTTATTTACCTATTACAGATGCAAATGCATTACTAATAGCTCATCAAATAGGTTTATTTAAAGAAGAAGGTTTAAAATCTGATAAACCAACTTTAATGAGAGGATGGTCTCCTTTAGTAGAAGCGTTTACAGCAAAGAAATTTAATGTAGTACACTTACTTAAACCAATACCAATTTGGATGAAATTTGCAAATAATATACCTGTAAAAATTCCTGCTTGTGCACATACAAATGGTTCGGCTTTAGTAGTTGGAAATCATAAAAATGTTACTAGTGTAAAAGATTTAGGTGGTTCAAATTTAGCTGTTCCATATTGGTATTCTATGCATAATATTATTTTGCAAAAATTGTTAAAAGAAAATGGTCTAACTTCAGTTATTCAAGATAAAGAAATTCCACTTAAGCCAAATGAAGTAAATCTTCAAATATTACCACCACCTGAAATGCCTTTAGCTCTTGTTGCTAAAAAAATTGATGGTTATATTGTTGCAGAACCTTTTAATTCATTTGGGGAATTAAAAGCGAATGCAACAGTCCTTAGATTTACAGGTGATATATGGAAAAATCATCCTTGTTGTGTTGTAACTATGCATGAAGATGTATTAAATCAGCAGCAAGAATGGAGTCAAAAAGTTATTAATGCAATTGTAAAGGCAGGACTATTTATTTCTGAAAATAGAGTAGAGACAGCTAAAATATTATCTAATGAAAAATCAGGTTTATTACCATTTGATTTTAAAGTTGTTGATAGAGCAATGAATTTTTATGATAATCCAGTTTATGCACAAATTGGTGCTAATAGAAATAAAGATATATGGAAAAATAATAGAATAGATTTTGATCCATATCCATATCCTACGGCAACAGAATTTATAATAGAAGCAATGAAGGATACATTAGTAGAAGGCAATTTAAAATTCTTAGATAACATAGATCCGAAAAAAGCAGTTAATGAGATTATAGACTACAGATATGTAACAAATGCTGTAAATAAATTTTATAAAACACCTTCAACATTTTCAAGAGAAGAGAAGTTTGATTTTTAA
- a CDS encoding threonine synthase, whose protein sequence is MYVTHLECPKCKTKFNHRELNQLCTSCQAPLLVRYDLNTIKEDFKKEYLKTRCCNLWRYRELLPIEKHSNVVSLGEVMTPILKIDKVGNSIGLKNLYLKDEGFNPGGSFKSRGAAIGISRAKELGVKAFAMPTNGNAGAAWATYAAKADIKAFIVMPKDAPTITRNECQISGAKLFLVDGLISDAGKIVAKAVKKYRFMDASTLKEPYRIEGKKTMGFEIAEQFGWKVPDVILYPTGGGVGLIGIYKALLELKEIGFIEGKLPRLVAVQATNCAPIVKAFKENKKESEFWEDAQTIAFGITVPKAIGDFLVLEAIYETNGSAIAIDDKDILKYQELIAKHEGLFICPEGAATLAAADELYKNGWIKDNEKVLLLNTGSGLKYPDTVISNPPILKIDEEI, encoded by the coding sequence ATGTATGTAACACATTTAGAATGTCCAAAATGTAAAACAAAATTTAATCATAGAGAATTAAATCAATTGTGTACTTCATGCCAAGCCCCTTTGTTGGTTAGATATGATTTAAATACTATAAAAGAGGATTTTAAAAAAGAGTATTTAAAAACTAGATGTTGTAATTTATGGAGATACAGAGAGCTATTACCAATAGAAAAACATTCAAATGTCGTATCTTTAGGTGAAGTTATGACACCTATATTAAAAATTGACAAAGTAGGTAATAGTATAGGTTTAAAAAACTTATATTTAAAAGATGAAGGATTTAATCCAGGTGGAAGTTTTAAATCTAGAGGTGCTGCTATAGGTATTTCTAGAGCAAAAGAGTTAGGTGTAAAAGCATTTGCAATGCCAACAAATGGAAATGCAGGTGCTGCTTGGGCAACATATGCAGCTAAAGCTGATATAAAAGCTTTTATTGTAATGCCAAAAGATGCTCCAACAATTACAAGAAATGAGTGTCAAATTTCAGGTGCAAAATTATTTTTAGTTGATGGCCTTATAAGTGATGCTGGAAAAATTGTAGCAAAAGCAGTAAAAAAATATCGATTTATGGATGCATCAACTCTAAAAGAGCCTTATAGAATTGAAGGCAAAAAAACTATGGGATTTGAAATTGCTGAACAGTTTGGTTGGAAAGTCCCTGATGTGATTTTGTATCCAACAGGTGGTGGAGTAGGTTTAATTGGAATTTATAAAGCACTATTAGAGTTAAAAGAGATAGGTTTTATTGAAGGAAAATTACCAAGATTGGTTGCTGTTCAAGCAACGAATTGTGCTCCAATAGTAAAAGCATTTAAAGAAAATAAAAAAGAGTCAGAGTTTTGGGAAGACGCACAAACAATTGCATTTGGTATTACCGTGCCAAAAGCGATAGGGGATTTTTTAGTCCTTGAAGCAATTTATGAGACAAATGGTTCTGCGATAGCTATTGATGATAAAGATATTTTGAAATATCAAGAGTTAATTGCAAAACATGAGGGGTTATTTATATGCCCTGAAGGTGCTGCAACGTTAGCTGCAGCTGATGAATTATATAAAAATGGTTGGATAAAAGATAATGAAAAAGTATTGTTGTTAAATACTGGAAGTGGCTTAAAATATCCAGATACAGTTATATCGAATCCACCAATTTTAAAAATTGATGAGGAGATATAA
- a CDS encoding ABC transporter permease, whose amino-acid sequence MKISEIFNKFDVKKYESFIVKTIILILLIISWEFYAVKLDNSLMFPTFSETISGFLEVLKSNELPERILASLKVQMTGYFIGIFIASILTILAISTRFGTYFLELLTAIFNSLPPIALLPLALLWFGLGYGSIIFVIVHAVVWPISINIYSGFTGVSNTLRMLSKNYELSVWSYIFKIAIPAAFPSILTGLKVGWAFSWRTLIASELVFGVSSGNGGIGWFIYEKKNQLDINLVFAGLLTIILIGILTDLLFSYIEKRTVVKWGMKTK is encoded by the coding sequence ATGAAAATATCTGAAATATTTAATAAATTTGATGTAAAAAAATATGAGTCATTTATAGTTAAAACTATCATATTAATTCTTTTGATTATTTCTTGGGAATTTTATGCTGTAAAACTTGATAATAGTCTAATGTTTCCAACATTTAGTGAAACAATTAGTGGTTTTCTAGAAGTCTTAAAAAGTAATGAATTACCTGAAAGAATACTAGCTTCATTAAAAGTACAAATGACAGGATATTTTATAGGAATATTTATAGCTTCCATTTTAACAATACTAGCTATTTCAACAAGATTTGGAACTTACTTTTTAGAGTTATTAACAGCTATTTTTAATTCATTGCCACCTATTGCTTTATTACCATTGGCTTTATTGTGGTTTGGATTAGGATATGGAAGCATTATTTTTGTAATTGTTCATGCTGTTGTTTGGCCAATATCTATAAATATTTATAGTGGATTTACAGGAGTTAGCAATACTTTAAGAATGTTATCTAAAAACTATGAATTATCTGTTTGGTCTTATATATTTAAAATTGCTATACCAGCTGCTTTTCCTAGCATTTTAACAGGATTAAAAGTTGGATGGGCATTTTCATGGAGAACACTAATTGCTTCAGAGTTAGTTTTTGGAGTAAGCTCAGGAAATGGTGGAATAGGATGGTTTATTTATGAAAAAAAGAATCAGTTAGATATTAATTTAGTTTTTGCTGGATTATTAACAATAATATTAATAGGTATTTTAACTGATTTATTATTTTCTTATATTGAAAAAAGAACTGTTGTTAAATGGGGAATGAAAACAAAATGA
- a CDS encoding ABC transporter ATP-binding protein, translating into MIQLNENKNSFLDIKNLSLEYIVNKNKFTPVKNISFRAKEYERLVLLGPSGCGKSTILKAVGGFIKPANGKIVLEGEEITKPSIDRAFVFQEFDQLLAWKTVLQNVVFAITVTKKFKKNDAEDLARVFLKKVNLSAFENSYPHQLSGGMKMRVAIARCLALGSKMILMDEPFASLDAITRKKMQDDLLSLWEDSKFTMLFVTHSIDEAIKLGTKIIILSSNGGQIKKEITVNSFTTKEEISSIMYKNIPEYFI; encoded by the coding sequence TTGATTCAATTAAATGAAAATAAAAATTCATTTCTAGATATAAAAAATTTGTCTTTAGAATATATTGTAAATAAAAATAAATTTACACCTGTTAAAAATATTAGTTTTAGAGCAAAAGAGTATGAAAGATTAGTTTTGTTAGGGCCTTCAGGTTGTGGGAAATCAACTATATTGAAAGCAGTTGGTGGTTTTATAAAACCAGCTAATGGGAAGATAGTTTTAGAAGGTGAAGAGATTACAAAACCATCAATTGATAGAGCATTTGTTTTCCAAGAATTTGATCAATTATTGGCTTGGAAAACAGTTCTACAAAATGTTGTTTTTGCAATAACTGTTACAAAAAAATTTAAAAAAAATGATGCAGAAGATCTTGCAAGAGTATTTTTAAAAAAAGTTAATTTAAGTGCATTTGAAAATAGTTATCCACATCAACTTTCTGGTGGAATGAAAATGAGAGTAGCAATAGCTAGATGCTTAGCATTAGGATCAAAAATGATATTAATGGATGAACCTTTTGCTTCACTAGATGCAATAACAAGAAAAAAAATGCAAGATGATTTATTGTCACTTTGGGAAGATTCAAAGTTTACAATGCTTTTTGTAACACATTCTATTGATGAAGCAATTAAACTAGGTACTAAAATAATTATTTTGTCTTCAAATGGTGGACAAATTAAAAAAGAGATAACTGTGAATTCTTTTACGACAAAAGAAGAAATCTCTAGCATTATGTATAAAAATATTCCAGAATATTTTATTTAG
- a CDS encoding ABC transporter substrate-binding protein gives MIKNLKKIIVLSSLLITSTLLAEVKEIVVSKQYGISYLSLIVLEEQKLIEKYAKEHGLGDIKVNWATFGGGSIANDALLSGNAHIVGGGNGPFIRLWDKTEGKVKALAALNESPIVFVSNNPNVKSLKDLTEKDKIAVPSVKVSVQSLLLQIAAAKEFGIKSYDKFDNLTVSLKNPDAYAAITSGNSPVTGHISLDPYPTLELEKPNIHKVFDSFTLLGSAHTTNLIWATENFYKENPKLSKAVVKALDEANNWIVNNHDEAVKLYLASYKSDESPELISKVLKNSITFNTKPKENITQFSDFLYDVGAIKKKPTSWEELFFDSIK, from the coding sequence ATGATAAAAAATTTAAAAAAAATAATAGTTTTAAGTTCATTACTAATTACTTCAACTTTGTTGGCAGAAGTTAAAGAAATTGTAGTAAGTAAGCAATATGGTATATCATATTTATCATTAATTGTTTTGGAAGAACAAAAATTAATAGAGAAGTATGCTAAGGAACATGGTTTAGGCGATATTAAAGTAAATTGGGCAACATTTGGTGGAGGTTCAATAGCAAATGATGCTTTATTATCAGGAAATGCTCATATAGTTGGTGGTGGAAATGGACCATTTATTAGACTTTGGGATAAAACAGAAGGAAAAGTAAAAGCATTAGCAGCATTAAATGAATCTCCAATTGTTTTTGTGTCAAATAATCCAAATGTTAAAAGTCTAAAAGATTTAACTGAAAAAGATAAAATTGCAGTTCCATCTGTAAAAGTATCTGTTCAGTCACTTTTACTGCAAATAGCAGCAGCAAAAGAGTTCGGAATTAAATCTTATGATAAATTTGATAATTTGACTGTTTCATTAAAAAATCCAGATGCTTATGCTGCAATCACTAGTGGTAATTCACCAGTTACAGGACACATTAGTTTAGACCCATATCCTACATTAGAATTAGAAAAACCAAACATTCATAAAGTTTTTGATTCTTTCACACTTTTGGGTAGTGCTCATACGACAAATCTAATTTGGGCAACAGAAAATTTTTATAAAGAAAATCCAAAGTTATCTAAAGCTGTTGTAAAAGCCTTAGATGAAGCAAATAATTGGATAGTTAATAATCATGATGAAGCTGTAAAACTTTATTTAGCTTCTTATAAATCTGATGAATCACCAGAATTAATATCAAAGGTATTAAAAAACTCAATAACTTTTAACACAAAACCAAAAGAGAATATAACTCAATTTTCTGATTTTCTCTATGATGTAGGTGCAATTAAGAAAAAGCCAACAAGTTGGGAGGAGTTATTTTTTGATTCAATTAAATGA
- the ssuD gene encoding FMNH2-dependent alkanesulfonate monooxygenase, with protein MSLNIYWFIPTFGDSRYIGSREGSRVTDLDYIKQLGVATDTLGYDGVLIPTGRLCEDPWIVATSLLSITQKLKFLVALRPGLLQPSLAARMTSSFDRLSNGRLAINLVVGGDSTELKGDGIYHTSEERYEAAGEFVDLWKDILNTGFKKNFVNFEGKHYKVTDSKLLFPSVQNPHPPLFFGGSSEEARDLAAQKVDLYITWGEKPADVKEKIEDLRKRAANYGRELKFGVRLHVIVRETEEKAWEAAEELISKLDDETIEQAHKVLNNRESVGQKRMTALTNGGKARRREELEISPNLWAGIGLAREGCATALVGDPKIVVERIKEYADMGVDTFVFSGYPHLEEAYRFAELVFPLLPGKVKENLIQSGPFGGVLGKGTH; from the coding sequence ATGTCACTTAACATATATTGGTTTATTCCAACTTTTGGAGATAGTAGATACATTGGTAGTAGAGAAGGTTCTAGGGTTACTGATTTGGATTATATAAAACAGCTTGGAGTTGCAACTGATACTTTAGGATATGATGGAGTATTAATTCCAACAGGAAGATTATGCGAGGATCCTTGGATTGTAGCAACTAGCTTATTGTCAATTACTCAAAAACTTAAATTTTTAGTAGCTTTAAGACCTGGTTTATTACAACCTTCTTTGGCTGCAAGAATGACATCGTCATTTGATAGATTATCAAATGGAAGATTAGCAATAAATCTTGTAGTAGGTGGAGATTCAACAGAATTAAAAGGAGATGGTATCTATCATACATCAGAAGAGAGATATGAAGCAGCTGGTGAATTTGTTGATTTGTGGAAAGATATATTAAATACAGGATTTAAAAAAAATTTTGTGAATTTTGAAGGTAAGCACTATAAAGTAACTGATTCAAAATTACTTTTTCCTTCAGTTCAAAATCCACATCCACCATTGTTTTTTGGTGGTTCATCTGAGGAAGCAAGAGATTTAGCTGCTCAGAAAGTTGATTTATATATAACTTGGGGAGAAAAACCAGCTGATGTAAAAGAAAAAATTGAAGATTTAAGAAAAAGAGCAGCGAATTATGGAAGAGAATTAAAATTTGGAGTAAGGCTTCACGTAATTGTGAGAGAAACTGAAGAAAAAGCTTGGGAAGCTGCTGAAGAGTTAATAAGTAAGTTAGACGATGAGACAATTGAACAAGCTCATAAAGTTTTAAATAATAGAGAATCTGTTGGTCAAAAACGAATGACAGCTTTAACAAATGGTGGAAAAGCAAGAAGAAGAGAAGAGTTAGAAATAAGTCCAAATCTTTGGGCTGGAATTGGTCTTGCAAGAGAAGGTTGTGCAACAGCTTTAGTTGGTGATCCAAAAATTGTAGTTGAGAGAATAAAAGAGTATGCAGATATGGGAGTTGATACATTTGTATTTTCAGGTTATCCACATTTAGAAGAAGCATATAGGTTTGCAGAATTGGTATTTCCATTATTACCAGGAAAAGTAAAAGAAAATTTAATTCAATCTGGTCCATTTGGTGGAGTTCTTGGTAAAGGGACACATTAA
- a CDS encoding sulfonate ABC transporter substrate-binding protein gives MKKIFNKIRNIVAISLLAPIIGFSNEGSKKSDNELRIGYQKSDPVFIIIKQNGTLEKKLESLGIKVSWYEFPAGPQMLEGLNVGSIDFGTVGETPPIFAQAANAKIKYIGYKPASPKAEAIVVQENSSIKSVSDLKGKKVALNKGSNVHYLLVKALEDAGLKYSDIQPVFLAPSDARAAFQQGSVDAWVIWDPFLSAAETTIKAKVIKNGENIVNNYQFYLAEENYAAKNPKVIDEIFKELKNVDKWVVENPKEAAKVLSSVNGLDINALEIALQRAVFDTDYLNSKVIADQQKIADTFSDLKLIPKKLDIKSVVWIPEQKNK, from the coding sequence ATGAAAAAAATATTTAATAAAATAAGAAATATTGTTGCAATATCGTTACTTGCACCAATTATTGGATTTTCAAATGAAGGTTCAAAAAAATCAGATAATGAGTTAAGAATAGGTTATCAAAAATCAGATCCAGTTTTTATAATTATAAAACAAAATGGAACTTTAGAGAAAAAATTAGAATCTTTAGGAATTAAAGTTTCATGGTATGAATTTCCTGCAGGACCACAAATGTTAGAAGGATTAAATGTTGGTAGTATTGATTTTGGAACAGTTGGTGAAACGCCTCCAATATTTGCACAAGCTGCAAATGCTAAAATAAAATATATTGGATATAAACCAGCATCACCAAAAGCTGAAGCTATTGTAGTTCAAGAAAACTCTTCAATTAAATCAGTTTCAGATTTAAAAGGTAAAAAAGTGGCTTTAAATAAAGGTTCAAATGTACATTATTTATTAGTTAAAGCTTTAGAAGATGCAGGATTAAAATATAGTGATATTCAACCAGTATTTCTAGCACCATCAGATGCAAGAGCTGCATTTCAACAAGGAAGTGTTGATGCATGGGTAATTTGGGATCCTTTTTTATCAGCAGCGGAAACTACTATTAAAGCAAAAGTAATAAAAAATGGTGAGAATATAGTAAATAATTATCAATTTTATTTAGCAGAAGAAAATTATGCAGCTAAAAATCCAAAAGTTATAGATGAAATTTTTAAAGAGTTAAAAAATGTAGATAAATGGGTAGTTGAAAATCCAAAAGAAGCAGCAAAAGTTTTATCATCAGTTAATGGATTAGATATTAATGCACTCGAAATAGCACTACAAAGAGCTGTTTTTGATACAGATTATTTAAATAGTAAAGTTATTGCTGATCAACAAAAAATTGCAGATACATTTTCAGATTTAAAACTTATTCCAAAAAAACTTGATATAAAAAGTGTAGTTTGGATTCCTGAACAAAAAAATAAATAG